One part of the Paraglaciecola sp. L3A3 genome encodes these proteins:
- a CDS encoding phosphoribosyltransferase, giving the protein MEKTFITAQQLLEDSFRVAAQVYDSGFRPEFIIGIWRGGAPIGIAVQEYFDFKKVETDHIAVRTSSYYGINQQSKTIKVHGLHYLIENANAEDSLLIVDDVFDSGRSVEALMAQIKKLSRANMPKDIRIACPYYKPDNNKTNIVPDYFVHESNEWLVFPHEISGLTPDEIINGKTDLCNVHDLLKQ; this is encoded by the coding sequence ATGGAAAAAACATTTATCACCGCACAGCAACTTCTGGAAGATTCATTCCGTGTTGCTGCCCAAGTTTATGACAGTGGTTTTCGCCCTGAATTTATTATTGGTATTTGGCGAGGTGGTGCACCAATTGGTATTGCTGTTCAAGAGTATTTTGACTTCAAAAAAGTAGAGACTGATCATATAGCTGTCCGTACCTCTTCATATTATGGAATAAATCAACAATCTAAAACTATTAAAGTTCATGGTTTACATTATTTAATAGAAAATGCCAATGCTGAAGATAGTTTACTAATTGTTGATGATGTATTTGATTCAGGCCGAAGTGTTGAAGCTTTAATGGCGCAAATTAAAAAGTTATCACGGGCTAATATGCCTAAAGATATACGCATTGCTTGCCCATATTACAAACCAGATAATAACAAAACTAATATTGTGCCAGATTATTTTGTACATGAAAGTAACGAGTGGTTAGTGTTTCCCCATGAGATTTCAGGATTAACGCCAGACGAAATCATTAATGGTAAAACTGATTTATGCAATGTACACGATTTACTAAAACAATAA
- a CDS encoding lipoprotein-releasing ABC transporter permease subunit, translating to MFYPLPAFIGLRYAKASKGSNFIAFINMFSVAGIALGLMSLITVLSVMNGFEGELKLRNLGITPHILVKTNNHSSFEPTQFDDIAGVLASTEYIEGEGLIQSAQGLKGVQFHGVDPEAMQTSSVISNNMLIGKLSDLNKGEYGVVIGRALSIQLQLRIGDKTRLIASGNSFFGPFGRIYSQRVFNVVGIYDVGSALDDKVILLNVDDAAKLLRAKKQGIAQTRLFLQDAFDYKAVSAELENLGYESTNWRIQQGALFDAVKMEKNMMSLMLLLIVAVAAFNIVSALVMVVTEKQGDIAILLTQGMTRKNIMGIFLFNGAYNGIKGTVIGLTLGLLLVSQINNILDLLNVPIFLGPDGTGLPIDLQWHQVGILILTSLILCFVASLYPAYQALKVSPANALKYE from the coding sequence ATGTTTTATCCTTTACCTGCTTTTATTGGCTTACGTTATGCAAAAGCCTCAAAAGGTAGTAATTTTATTGCCTTTATTAATATGTTTTCTGTGGCCGGCATTGCTTTAGGCTTAATGTCTTTGATTACCGTTTTGTCTGTTATGAACGGATTTGAAGGCGAACTAAAACTGCGTAATCTAGGTATTACACCTCATATTTTAGTGAAAACCAATAATCATTCATCTTTTGAACCCACTCAATTTGATGATATTGCTGGCGTGCTTGCCAGTACAGAATATATTGAGGGTGAGGGATTAATACAATCAGCACAAGGGCTTAAAGGTGTGCAGTTTCATGGCGTGGATCCGGAAGCGATGCAGACCTCTTCGGTTATTAGCAATAATATGTTGATTGGCAAACTGTCTGATTTAAATAAAGGTGAGTATGGGGTGGTGATAGGCCGTGCTTTGTCTATTCAATTACAACTACGGATAGGCGACAAAACTCGATTAATAGCCTCAGGCAATAGTTTTTTTGGTCCTTTCGGGCGGATTTATAGCCAAAGAGTTTTTAACGTGGTGGGCATATACGATGTGGGATCGGCTTTAGACGATAAAGTCATTCTGCTTAATGTTGATGATGCTGCAAAATTATTGCGTGCTAAAAAACAGGGTATCGCGCAAACTCGGTTATTTTTACAAGATGCGTTTGATTATAAAGCGGTATCAGCTGAGTTAGAAAACCTTGGTTATGAATCGACTAATTGGCGCATTCAACAAGGCGCATTATTTGATGCTGTTAAAATGGAAAAAAATATGATGTCGCTGATGTTGTTATTAATTGTCGCTGTGGCTGCATTTAATATTGTGTCAGCATTAGTCATGGTGGTGACCGAGAAACAAGGGGATATCGCTATATTACTGACTCAAGGAATGACCCGTAAAAACATTATGGGCATATTTTTGTTTAATGGTGCATACAATGGCATTAAGGGGACTGTAATTGGTTTAACCTTAGGTTTACTGTTGGTATCGCAAATCAATAATATTTTAGATTTATTGAATGTCCCCATCTTTTTAGGGCCAGATGGCACTGGTTTACCAATAGATTTACAATGGCATCAAGTCGGCATTCTGATCCTCACATCCTTGATATTGTGTTTTGTGGCAAGTTTGTATCCAGCCTACCAAGCGCTAAAAGTCAGTCCAGCGAATGCATTAAAATATGAATAA
- a CDS encoding PilZ domain-containing protein encodes MDKLTLQQKHEQFSEFFMINHDLPVNIRELARDFALPDVDDLHNHMPYTFQVASEIGAIESKALRPLRNLGEHASELVEFLNHQSRKIDLMMSLILQQQSDPAEQFYSVQFGGGGITISTDKPIDIGTKIELKLFLREEACAIFCFAEVITCKPHQDTYHISLIYTRIREEDQDLLVKASLHLQAIALRKRNKQKQNEQN; translated from the coding sequence ATGGATAAATTAACTCTGCAGCAGAAACATGAACAATTCAGTGAATTCTTTATGATTAATCACGATCTCCCAGTCAATATACGTGAACTTGCACGTGACTTTGCTTTACCTGATGTTGATGATCTACACAACCACATGCCCTATACCTTTCAAGTGGCCAGTGAGATAGGGGCTATAGAAAGCAAAGCATTGCGACCTTTACGTAATTTAGGTGAGCATGCTAGTGAATTAGTGGAATTTCTCAATCATCAATCCCGCAAGATTGATTTAATGATGTCACTTATTTTACAACAGCAATCAGATCCAGCAGAGCAATTTTATTCTGTTCAATTTGGTGGCGGTGGTATCACGATTAGTACCGACAAACCAATTGATATAGGTACAAAAATCGAACTTAAACTTTTTCTTCGAGAAGAAGCTTGTGCCATATTTTGTTTTGCTGAAGTAATCACTTGTAAGCCCCACCAAGATACGTACCATATATCCCTAATTTACACTCGTATTCGTGAAGAAGACCAAGACTTATTGGTCAAAGCGAGTCTCCATTTACAAGCGATTGCCTTGCGCAAACGAAATAAGCAAAAACAAAACGAACAAAATTAA